Proteins from a single region of Streptomyces glaucescens:
- a CDS encoding cysteine hydrolase family protein, producing the protein MEIAENAALVVVDVQKGFEESRFWGPRNNPGADENIASLIDVWQRTGRPVVFVRHDSVSERSPLRPGQQGNDLKDYVRERRGKGAGRELLVAKTVNSAFYGTPDLDAWLKEAGISQIVLTGIQTNLCVETTARMGGNLGYDVVVAYDATHTFDLAGPFGWRRTADELGQASAVSLHGDGFARVVLTKEVVDAAR; encoded by the coding sequence ATGGAGATCGCGGAGAACGCAGCGCTGGTGGTCGTCGACGTGCAGAAGGGCTTCGAGGAGTCGCGGTTCTGGGGGCCCCGGAACAATCCGGGTGCGGACGAGAACATCGCCTCGCTCATCGACGTCTGGCAGCGGACGGGGCGGCCGGTCGTCTTCGTCCGGCACGACTCGGTGAGTGAGCGCTCGCCGTTGCGGCCGGGTCAGCAGGGCAACGACTTGAAGGACTACGTGCGGGAGCGGCGCGGGAAGGGGGCGGGGCGTGAGCTGCTGGTGGCCAAGACGGTGAACTCGGCGTTCTACGGAACGCCGGACCTGGACGCCTGGCTGAAGGAGGCGGGCATCTCGCAGATCGTGCTGACCGGCATCCAGACCAACCTGTGTGTCGAGACGACGGCGCGGATGGGCGGGAACCTGGGGTACGACGTGGTGGTGGCGTACGACGCGACGCACACCTTCGATCTGGCCGGGCCGTTCGGCTGGCGCAGGACCGCGGACGAGCTGGGGCAGGCGTCGGCGGTGTCGCTGCACGGGGACGGGTTCGCCCGGGTGGTGCTCACGAAGGAGGTCGTGGACGCGGCGAGGTGA
- the proC gene encoding pyrroline-5-carboxylate reductase — MTQKVAVLGTGKIGEALLSGMIRAGWTPADLLVTARRPERADELRTRYGVTPVTNPEAAKTADTLILTVKPQDMGTLLDELAPHVPADRLVISGAAGITTSFLEDRLAAGTPVVRVMTNTPALVDEAMSVISAGSHATADHLAHTEGIFGAVGKTLRVPESQQDACTALSGSGPAYFFYLVEAMTDAGILLGLPRDKAHDLIVQSAIGAATMLRDSGEHPVKLRENVTSPAGTTINAIRELENHGVRAALIAALEAARDRSRELASGNNS, encoded by the coding sequence ATGACCCAGAAAGTCGCAGTCCTCGGCACCGGCAAGATCGGCGAAGCCCTGCTGAGCGGAATGATCCGCGCCGGCTGGACCCCCGCCGACCTCCTGGTCACCGCCCGCCGCCCCGAACGGGCCGACGAACTCCGCACCCGCTACGGAGTCACCCCGGTCACCAACCCGGAAGCCGCCAAGACCGCCGACACCCTGATCCTCACGGTCAAACCGCAGGACATGGGCACCCTCCTCGACGAACTCGCCCCCCACGTGCCCGCCGACCGCCTGGTCATCAGCGGCGCCGCGGGCATCACCACCTCCTTCCTGGAGGACCGCCTCGCCGCCGGCACCCCGGTCGTCCGCGTCATGACGAACACCCCCGCCCTCGTCGACGAGGCCATGTCCGTCATCTCCGCCGGCAGCCACGCCACGGCCGACCACCTCGCCCACACCGAGGGAATCTTCGGCGCCGTCGGCAAGACACTCCGCGTCCCCGAGTCCCAGCAGGACGCCTGCACCGCCCTGTCCGGCTCCGGCCCGGCCTACTTCTTCTACCTCGTCGAAGCCATGACCGACGCCGGCATCCTCCTCGGCCTGCCCCGCGACAAGGCCCACGACCTGATCGTCCAGTCCGCGATCGGCGCCGCGACCATGCTCCGCGACAGCGGGGAACACCCCGTCAAGCTCCGCGAGAACGTGACCTCCCCCGCCGGCACCACGATCAACGCCATCCGCGAGCTGGAGAACCACGGCGTACGGGCCGCGCTCATCGCCGCCCTCGAAGCCGCCCGCGACCGCAGCCGCGAACTCGCCTCCGGCAACAACAGCTGA
- a CDS encoding phosphatase, translating into MVSAGVLREHLVAAGLAGRVATGREESLRSYRLFAARDPRVLIGVDPVGAWRVPDLVGLMAERCGVSGDMGCVSGPDLIDPELTLAALDAFAERIGAVARRRAPVLLGTGHPHRLLGFYAALAAALSAAGCAVLTPAKGRCVDILTRFGLRTHSLDYVRGVALVREPGASARGGATGAHTHSPLPVRTALAAAAECGGPLPELVIGDHGWVCGAGQLGFDAIGLADTDDPAPFVAQAEGRVAVVVPVDDAARSVYYRPLTRYVLNRACLSQ; encoded by the coding sequence ATGGTGAGTGCCGGGGTTCTGCGGGAGCATCTGGTGGCGGCGGGGCTGGCCGGACGGGTGGCCACCGGTCGCGAGGAGAGCCTGCGCAGTTATCGGCTGTTCGCGGCGCGGGATCCCCGGGTGCTGATCGGGGTCGATCCGGTGGGGGCCTGGCGCGTGCCGGATTTGGTGGGATTGATGGCCGAAAGGTGTGGCGTTTCTGGGGACATGGGGTGTGTTTCGGGTCCGGATCTGATCGATCCGGAGCTGACCCTCGCCGCCCTGGACGCCTTCGCCGAGCGGATCGGCGCCGTCGCCCGGCGGCGGGCGCCGGTGCTTCTCGGCACCGGGCACCCGCACCGGCTGCTGGGCTTCTACGCCGCTTTGGCGGCGGCGCTGTCGGCGGCGGGATGTGCTGTCCTCACCCCGGCGAAGGGTCGCTGTGTCGACATATTGACCCGGTTCGGCCTACGCACGCACAGCCTCGACTACGTACGGGGAGTCGCGCTGGTGCGGGAACCCGGTGCCTCGGCCCGTGGTGGTGCGACGGGCGCGCACACCCACTCACCGCTGCCGGTCCGGACCGCGCTGGCGGCTGCCGCGGAGTGCGGCGGGCCCCTTCCCGAGCTGGTGATCGGGGACCACGGATGGGTCTGCGGAGCAGGTCAGCTGGGGTTCGACGCCATCGGTCTGGCCGACACCGACGACCCGGCGCCCTTCGTGGCGCAGGCGGAGGGGCGCGTGGCCGTGGTCGTTCCGGTCGATGACGCTGCGCGGTCCGTTTACTACCGTCCGCTTACCCGTTACGTACTCAATCGAGCGTGTCTGTCACAGTAG
- a CDS encoding GlxA family transcriptional regulator, translated as MYRVALVAFPGIRAFDVSVITEVWGTDRTHRGVPSFELRRVATDTTPIPVHGGLCLHPDRTLAWLRRADLVLVPGLDDQLAPAPVPVLDALRSAHARGTTIAALCAGAFVLAQAGLLDDRRAITHWSLVDLLRTRHPRVTVVPDALFIEDGNIWTAAGTAAGIDLCLHLVRRAHGAETAATIARSMVTAPFRTGSQAQFIERPTPRTDRDADALAGVREHALRHLHEPLTVAALAAHAGMSPRSFARHFTAETGTTPLRWLLDQRLAAAQKLLERTDLPMPEVARRAGFGSEVTMRQHFASRLATSPRAYRAAFTTAPAADRASAGAGNSPIAR; from the coding sequence ATGTACCGCGTGGCCCTCGTCGCCTTCCCCGGCATCCGCGCCTTCGACGTCTCCGTCATCACCGAGGTCTGGGGCACCGACCGCACCCACCGCGGCGTCCCCTCGTTCGAGCTGCGCCGCGTCGCCACCGACACCACCCCCATCCCCGTGCACGGCGGCCTCTGCCTCCACCCCGACCGCACCCTCGCCTGGCTCCGCCGAGCCGACCTGGTCCTCGTCCCCGGCCTCGACGACCAGCTCGCCCCCGCACCCGTCCCCGTCCTCGACGCGCTCCGCAGCGCCCACGCCCGCGGCACCACCATCGCCGCCCTCTGCGCCGGAGCCTTCGTGCTCGCCCAGGCCGGCCTCCTCGACGACCGCCGCGCCATCACCCACTGGAGCCTCGTCGACCTCCTCCGCACCCGGCACCCCCGGGTCACCGTCGTCCCCGACGCCCTGTTCATCGAGGACGGCAACATCTGGACCGCGGCCGGCACCGCCGCCGGCATCGACCTCTGCCTCCACCTCGTCCGCCGCGCCCACGGCGCCGAGACCGCCGCCACCATCGCCCGCTCCATGGTCACCGCCCCCTTCCGCACCGGATCCCAGGCCCAGTTCATCGAGCGCCCCACCCCCCGCACCGACCGCGACGCCGACGCCCTCGCCGGCGTACGCGAACACGCCCTGCGGCACCTGCACGAACCGCTCACGGTCGCCGCCCTCGCCGCCCACGCCGGCATGTCCCCGCGCAGCTTCGCCCGCCACTTCACCGCGGAGACCGGCACCACACCCCTGCGCTGGCTGCTCGACCAGCGCCTCGCCGCCGCGCAGAAGCTCCTCGAACGCACCGACCTGCCCATGCCCGAGGTCGCCCGCCGCGCCGGCTTCGGCAGCGAGGTCACGATGCGCCAGCACTTCGCATCGCGCCTCGCCACCAGCCCGCGCGCCTACCGCGCCGCGTTCACCACGGCACCCGCCGCTGACCGCGCCTCGGCAGGGGCCGGCAACAGCCCGATCGCGCGATAG
- a CDS encoding NAD-dependent epimerase/dehydratase family protein, whose translation MGKVVLVTGVARPLGGRFVRRIQRDPEVDRVVAVDAVPPEHHLGGADFVQADIRQPTIARVLAETGADTVVHLDVTASGLAGGSRVTVKETNVIGTMQLLGACQKSPAVRRLVVKSSTNVYGSAPRDPAVFTETTPPKSLPSGGFAKDTVEVEGYVRGFARRRPDVAVCVLRFANVLGPSGDSPLASYFALPVLPTVFGYDPRLQFVHEDDVIDVLRLASHEPARGTLNSGTFNIAGDGVLLLSQCSRRLGRPTVPLLLPAVTWAGSLVRTLGMTDFSPEQIRLLTHGRVVDTTEMRETLGFRPKYTTAETFADFVRGHGPGLLPPESLAGAVDRLAAALSDGPGAGGSPAPSPSHSPTHGAN comes from the coding sequence TTGGGCAAGGTCGTGCTCGTGACCGGAGTGGCCCGCCCGCTGGGCGGCCGGTTCGTCCGGCGCATCCAGCGTGATCCGGAGGTGGACCGGGTGGTCGCCGTGGACGCGGTGCCGCCCGAGCACCACCTGGGCGGGGCCGACTTCGTCCAGGCGGACATCCGGCAGCCCACGATCGCCCGGGTGCTCGCGGAGACCGGCGCCGACACCGTGGTCCACCTGGACGTCACGGCGAGCGGGCTGGCCGGCGGCAGCCGGGTCACGGTCAAGGAGACCAACGTCATCGGGACGATGCAGCTGCTCGGCGCCTGCCAGAAGTCCCCGGCGGTGCGGCGGCTGGTGGTGAAGTCCAGCACGAACGTGTACGGGTCCGCGCCGCGCGACCCGGCCGTGTTCACCGAGACCACCCCGCCCAAGTCGCTGCCCAGCGGCGGCTTCGCCAAGGACACGGTCGAGGTCGAGGGGTACGTCCGCGGGTTCGCCCGGCGCCGGCCGGACGTCGCCGTGTGCGTGCTCCGGTTCGCCAACGTCCTCGGGCCGAGCGGGGACTCGCCGCTCGCCTCGTACTTCGCGCTGCCGGTGCTGCCGACGGTGTTCGGCTACGACCCGCGGCTGCAGTTCGTGCACGAGGACGACGTCATCGACGTACTGCGGCTGGCCTCGCACGAGCCGGCCCGGGGCACGCTCAACAGCGGCACCTTCAACATCGCCGGTGACGGCGTGCTGCTGCTCTCCCAGTGCTCGCGGCGGCTCGGCCGCCCCACGGTGCCGCTGCTGCTGCCCGCGGTCACCTGGGCCGGGTCCCTGGTGCGGACGCTGGGCATGACGGACTTCTCGCCCGAGCAGATCCGGCTGCTCACCCACGGCCGGGTGGTGGACACCACCGAGATGCGGGAGACGCTGGGGTTCCGGCCGAAGTACACCACCGCGGAGACGTTCGCGGACTTCGTCCGCGGCCACGGGCCCGGGCTGCTGCCGCCCGAGTCCCTGGCGGGTGCCGTGGACCGGCTCGCCGCCGCGCTGTCCGACGGGCCGGGAGCCGGCGGCTCCCCGGCCCCCTCACCGAGTCACTCCCCGACGCACGGCGCCAACTGA
- a CDS encoding helix-turn-helix domain-containing protein — MAAAGERPLSEVQFLTVAEVASVMRVSKMTVYRLVHSGHLPAIRVGRSFRVPENAVHEYLRDSYVGVDTA; from the coding sequence ATGGCTGCAGCTGGCGAGAGGCCTCTGAGCGAGGTTCAGTTCCTTACCGTGGCGGAAGTCGCCTCGGTGATGCGAGTGTCGAAGATGACCGTGTACCGGCTGGTGCACAGCGGTCATCTGCCCGCGATCCGGGTCGGGAGGTCCTTCCGGGTTCCGGAGAACGCGGTTCACGAGTACCTCCGCGACAGCTACGTGGGGGTGGACACCGCCTGA
- a CDS encoding 30S ribosomal protein bS22, with amino-acid sequence MGSVIKKRRKRMAKKKHRKLLKRTRVQRRNKK; translated from the coding sequence GTGGGCTCTGTTATCAAGAAGCGGCGCAAGCGGATGGCCAAGAAGAAGCACCGCAAGCTGCTCAAGCGCACGCGCGTTCAGCGTCGTAACAAGAAGTAA
- a CDS encoding MFS transporter: protein MTDVLRRGRASLALGFFAQGVAFALLVTRIPAIQDRYGVSDALLPAFLAAVPVLAGVGSVATERLVRRSAPSSVLRWSQPVVLLALLGVGAGEGMAGLAVALGAFGLAVGALDASMNMLGVSLQRSYGRSIMLGFHAAYSLGGILGASLAWVAAHGQLPLVVSYLPVVGVLLPLCLVGSRWYVDAGGAVAREGGGGGAGDGAVVLRVLLPLCLVMTFAYIGDSTVSNWSAKYLQDVLGGSEQTATVPYNVYMVTTLLGRAVGDRGVRRYGAVAVVRGGALVAAAGFAVVAGAPGAWAGMLGFTLLGLGLCVLVPQTFAAAGRLFPGASDAAVARLNVFNYAGFLIGSPLVGALGDAWSYRGAMLVPMVLILVPLVYARSFETQPDRYGGGHERPRTADVGRGSNGV, encoded by the coding sequence ATGACGGATGTGCTGCGGCGCGGCAGGGCCTCGCTGGCGCTCGGCTTCTTCGCCCAGGGTGTCGCCTTCGCGCTGCTCGTGACGCGGATCCCCGCCATCCAGGACCGGTACGGGGTGTCGGACGCGCTGCTGCCGGCGTTCCTGGCGGCCGTGCCGGTGCTGGCCGGGGTCGGCAGCGTCGCCACCGAGAGGCTGGTGCGGCGGAGCGCGCCCAGCTCGGTGCTGCGGTGGTCGCAGCCGGTCGTGCTGCTGGCGCTCCTCGGGGTGGGCGCGGGGGAGGGGATGGCCGGGCTGGCGGTGGCGCTCGGCGCCTTCGGGCTGGCCGTGGGGGCGCTGGACGCCTCGATGAACATGCTCGGAGTGAGTCTCCAGCGGTCGTACGGGCGCAGCATCATGCTCGGGTTCCACGCCGCGTACAGCCTGGGCGGCATTCTCGGGGCCTCGCTGGCGTGGGTGGCGGCGCACGGGCAGCTCCCGCTGGTCGTGTCGTACCTGCCGGTCGTGGGGGTGCTGCTGCCGCTGTGTCTGGTGGGGAGCCGGTGGTACGTCGATGCGGGCGGGGCGGTCGCCCGGGAGGGCGGGGGCGGGGGTGCGGGGGACGGTGCCGTCGTCTTGCGGGTGCTGCTGCCGCTGTGTCTGGTGATGACGTTCGCGTACATCGGGGACTCGACGGTGTCGAACTGGAGCGCGAAGTACCTCCAGGACGTGCTCGGGGGTTCGGAGCAGACGGCGACCGTCCCGTACAACGTCTACATGGTGACCACGCTGCTGGGACGGGCGGTGGGGGACCGCGGGGTGCGGCGGTACGGGGCCGTGGCGGTCGTACGGGGCGGGGCGCTGGTGGCGGCGGCCGGCTTCGCCGTGGTGGCCGGGGCGCCCGGGGCGTGGGCGGGGATGCTCGGGTTCACCCTGCTGGGGCTCGGGCTGTGTGTGCTGGTGCCGCAGACGTTCGCCGCGGCGGGGCGGTTGTTCCCGGGGGCCTCCGATGCGGCGGTCGCGCGGCTGAACGTGTTCAACTACGCGGGGTTCCTGATCGGTTCGCCGTTGGTGGGGGCGCTGGGGGACGCATGGAGTTATCGCGGGGCGATGCTGGTGCCGATGGTGTTGATCCTGGTGCCGCTCGTGTACGCCCGGTCGTTCGAGACTCAACCGGACCGATACGGTGGCGGGCATGAGCGGCCGCGCACAGCTGATGTGGGACGAGGCAGTAACGGGGTATGA
- the trpS gene encoding tryptophan--tRNA ligase, producing MKRVFSGVKPTGHLTLGNYLGAMRRWVAVDQHQADALFSVVDLHALTVEHDPARVRRLSRQAATLLLAAGLDPERCTVFVQSHVDEHARLSYLLECVATDGEMRRMIQYKEKAVRERARGGSVRLSLLTYPVLMAADILAYGTDEVPVGEDQAQHVELARDVAVRFNQRYGHTFVVPRATSPGVAARVMNLQEPTSKMGKSDDVGPGIVYLLDEPDVVRRKVMRAVTDSGRDVVYDREGRPGVANLLEILAACTGGSPEALSGAYESYGALKRDTAEAVVEVLRPVQERHKELCADPGYVDGVLRDGADRARAMARPTVDAAYRAIGLLPAPAEARSAAGAVVNAAR from the coding sequence ATGAAGCGGGTCTTCAGCGGGGTCAAGCCGACCGGGCATCTGACGCTGGGGAACTATCTGGGCGCCATGCGGCGGTGGGTCGCGGTGGACCAGCACCAGGCGGACGCGCTGTTCAGCGTCGTCGACCTGCACGCGCTGACCGTGGAACACGATCCGGCGCGGGTGCGGCGGCTCAGCCGGCAGGCGGCGACGCTGCTGCTGGCGGCCGGGCTGGATCCCGAGCGGTGCACCGTCTTCGTGCAGAGCCACGTCGACGAACACGCGCGGCTGTCGTACCTGCTGGAGTGCGTGGCGACCGACGGCGAGATGCGCCGGATGATCCAGTACAAGGAGAAGGCCGTGCGCGAGCGGGCGCGCGGCGGGAGTGTGCGGCTGTCCCTGCTGACGTACCCGGTGCTGATGGCTGCGGACATCCTGGCGTACGGGACCGACGAGGTGCCGGTCGGGGAGGACCAGGCGCAGCACGTCGAGCTGGCCCGGGATGTGGCGGTGCGGTTCAACCAGCGGTACGGACACACGTTCGTGGTGCCGCGGGCGACGTCGCCGGGGGTGGCGGCGCGGGTGATGAACCTGCAGGAGCCGACGTCGAAGATGGGGAAGAGCGACGACGTCGGGCCGGGGATCGTCTATCTGCTGGACGAGCCGGACGTGGTGCGCAGGAAGGTGATGCGTGCCGTGACCGACAGCGGACGGGACGTCGTCTACGACCGGGAGGGGCGGCCGGGGGTCGCGAACCTGCTGGAGATCCTGGCCGCGTGCACGGGTGGCAGCCCGGAGGCGCTGAGCGGTGCGTACGAGTCGTACGGCGCCTTGAAGAGGGACACGGCGGAGGCCGTGGTCGAGGTTCTGAGACCGGTGCAGGAACGGCACAAGGAGCTGTGTGCCGATCCCGGCTACGTGGACGGGGTGCTGCGGGACGGTGCGGACCGGGCGCGGGCGATGGCCCGGCCGACCGTGGATGCCGCCTATCGCGCGATCGGGCTGTTGCCGGCCCCTGCCGAGGCGCGGTCAGCGGCGGGTGCCGTGGTGAACGCGGCGCGGTAG
- a CDS encoding lysophospholipid acyltransferase family protein has product MADAKVIPFDDDRSRGGAVQRPSRRRGAGSRRGGGEPARGREAGEVQALPTREAPREDDAAAPGQQPPRPAETGDLERRVAAGLAFLRRRLTGDYEVDDFGYDEELTDQVLMSLLRPVYEKYFRVEVKGLSNIPAEGGALIVANHSGTLPLDGLMMQVAVHDHHPAGRHLRLLAADLVFVLPVVNELARKLGHTLACAEDAARLLEQGELVGVMPEGFKGLGKPFADRYKLQRFGRGGFVSTALRAGAPIIPCSIVGAEEIYPMLGNAKTVARLLGFPYFPLTPTFPWLGPLGAVPLPTKWTIQFGEPIPTDGYPPEAAEDPMLMFNLTDQVREQIQHTLYKLLVQRRSVFF; this is encoded by the coding sequence ATGGCGGACGCCAAGGTCATTCCGTTCGACGACGACCGGTCCCGCGGGGGCGCCGTACAGCGGCCGTCGCGGCGCCGCGGCGCGGGCAGCCGGCGCGGGGGCGGCGAGCCCGCGCGGGGGCGTGAGGCCGGGGAGGTGCAGGCGCTGCCCACCCGGGAGGCGCCGCGGGAGGACGACGCCGCGGCGCCCGGGCAGCAGCCGCCGCGGCCCGCGGAGACGGGCGATCTGGAACGGCGGGTGGCGGCCGGGCTGGCGTTCCTGCGCCGCCGGCTCACCGGGGACTACGAGGTCGACGACTTCGGGTACGACGAGGAGCTGACCGACCAGGTCCTGATGTCGCTGCTGCGGCCGGTGTACGAGAAGTACTTCCGGGTCGAGGTGAAGGGCCTGTCCAACATCCCGGCGGAGGGCGGGGCGCTGATCGTCGCCAACCACTCCGGGACGCTGCCGCTGGACGGTCTGATGATGCAGGTCGCCGTCCACGACCACCATCCCGCCGGACGGCACCTGCGGCTGCTCGCCGCCGACCTGGTCTTCGTGCTGCCGGTCGTCAACGAGCTGGCCCGCAAGCTGGGGCACACCCTGGCGTGCGCGGAGGACGCCGCACGGCTGCTGGAGCAGGGCGAGCTGGTCGGGGTGATGCCGGAAGGCTTCAAGGGCCTCGGGAAGCCCTTCGCGGACCGCTACAAGCTCCAGCGCTTCGGGCGGGGCGGGTTCGTCTCCACGGCCCTGCGCGCCGGGGCGCCGATCATCCCCTGCTCGATCGTCGGGGCGGAGGAGATCTATCCGATGCTCGGCAACGCGAAGACGGTGGCCCGGCTGCTGGGCTTCCCGTACTTCCCGCTCACGCCGACCTTCCCGTGGCTCGGGCCGCTGGGCGCGGTGCCGCTGCCGACGAAGTGGACGATCCAGTTCGGGGAGCCGATCCCGACGGACGGGTATCCGCCCGAGGCCGCGGAGGACCCGATGCTGATGTTCAACCTGACGGACCAGGTCAGGGAGCAGATCCAGCACACGCTCTACAAGCTGCTGGTGCAGCGGCGGTCGGTGTTCTTCTGA
- a CDS encoding acetoin utilization protein AcuC, translated as MSGRAQLMWDEAVTGYDFGPGHPMDPVRLTLTRRLVSALGLDREVEVVGAKPAGESTLRLVHRQDYIEAVKAASADPRAADAAYGLGTLDDPAFAGMHEVSSLIAGLSVGAAEAVWRGEAQHAVNFAGGLHHAMPGGAAGFCVYNDAALAIARLLELGAERVAYVDVDVHHGDGVQAAFWEDPRVLTISLHEHPRTLFPQTGWPEETGGGAGEGSAVNLALPAGTGDTGWLRAFHAVVPELIADFRPQVLVTQHGADTHFEDPLAHLAVSLDAQRAVQMACHSLAHEHAGGRWVALGGGGYAVTEVVPRSWTHLVGIAAGRQIAPETVIPESWRQEVYARTRELGPGRMTDGRWPVVFREWEAGYDPADRLDQAVLAVRRAVFPLRGLLA; from the coding sequence ATGAGCGGCCGCGCACAGCTGATGTGGGACGAGGCAGTAACGGGGTATGACTTCGGGCCGGGCCATCCGATGGACCCGGTCCGGCTGACCCTGACCCGCCGATTGGTCTCGGCGCTGGGACTCGACCGTGAGGTGGAGGTCGTGGGCGCGAAGCCCGCGGGGGAGTCGACGCTGCGGCTCGTCCACCGCCAGGACTACATCGAGGCCGTGAAGGCCGCGTCGGCCGACCCGCGGGCCGCCGACGCGGCCTACGGCCTCGGGACGCTGGACGATCCGGCGTTCGCCGGGATGCACGAGGTGTCGTCGCTGATCGCCGGGCTGTCCGTGGGGGCCGCGGAGGCGGTGTGGCGGGGGGAGGCGCAGCACGCGGTGAACTTCGCGGGCGGGCTGCACCACGCGATGCCCGGAGGCGCGGCCGGCTTCTGCGTCTACAACGACGCCGCGCTGGCGATCGCACGGCTGCTGGAGCTGGGGGCGGAGCGGGTCGCGTACGTGGACGTCGACGTCCACCACGGGGACGGTGTCCAGGCGGCGTTCTGGGAGGACCCGCGGGTCCTGACGATCTCGCTGCACGAGCATCCCCGGACGCTGTTCCCGCAGACCGGGTGGCCGGAGGAGACCGGTGGCGGCGCGGGTGAGGGGTCGGCGGTGAACCTGGCCCTGCCGGCCGGGACCGGGGACACGGGGTGGCTGCGGGCGTTCCACGCGGTGGTGCCGGAGCTGATCGCGGACTTCCGGCCGCAGGTGCTGGTGACGCAGCACGGGGCCGATACGCACTTCGAGGATCCGCTGGCGCACCTGGCGGTGTCCCTGGACGCGCAGCGGGCGGTGCAGATGGCGTGCCACTCGCTGGCGCACGAGCACGCCGGCGGGCGGTGGGTGGCGCTGGGCGGCGGCGGGTACGCCGTGACGGAGGTGGTGCCGCGGTCGTGGACGCACCTCGTGGGGATCGCGGCGGGGCGGCAGATCGCGCCGGAGACGGTGATCCCGGAGAGCTGGCGGCAGGAGGTGTACGCGCGCACCCGGGAGCTGGGGCCGGGGCGGATGACCGATGGGCGGTGGCCGGTGGTCTTCCGGGAGTGGGAGGCCGGGTACGACCCCGCGGACCGGCTGGATCAGGCGGTGCTGGCGGTGCGGCGGGCGGTGTTCCCGCTGCGGGGGCTGCTGGCGTAG
- a CDS encoding HAD family hydrolase, whose translation MRYDLIIFDNDGVLVDSEPISNRHLAAYLTELGHPTTYEDSIRDYMGSAMHRIHELILERTGQRLPEDFDDVFHARVFAAFEQELKAVAGAAEVLEKLAADGVPYCVASSGSHERIRVGHRAAGLDEWFDDGRIFSSQDVGRGKPAPDLFLYAAERMGVAPERCAVVEDSPLGVQAAVAAGMDVYGYTAMTPAGKLAGATALFSDMGELLGRLGRS comes from the coding sequence ATGCGCTATGACCTGATCATCTTCGACAACGACGGCGTGCTCGTCGACAGTGAGCCGATCTCCAACCGGCACCTCGCCGCCTACCTCACCGAGCTGGGGCACCCGACGACGTACGAGGACTCCATCAGGGACTACATGGGCTCCGCGATGCACCGCATCCACGAGCTGATCCTGGAGCGGACCGGTCAGCGGCTGCCCGAGGACTTCGACGATGTCTTCCACGCCCGGGTGTTCGCGGCGTTCGAGCAGGAACTGAAGGCGGTCGCCGGGGCCGCCGAGGTGCTGGAGAAGCTGGCCGCGGACGGAGTGCCGTACTGCGTGGCCTCCTCCGGAAGTCATGAGCGCATCCGGGTGGGGCACCGGGCGGCCGGTCTCGACGAGTGGTTCGACGACGGGCGGATCTTCAGCTCGCAGGACGTCGGGCGGGGGAAGCCGGCACCCGACCTCTTCCTGTACGCCGCGGAGCGGATGGGCGTCGCGCCGGAGCGGTGCGCCGTCGTCGAGGACAGCCCGCTGGGCGTACAGGCGGCCGTGGCGGCGGGCATGGACGTGTACGGGTACACGGCGATGACACCGGCCGGGAAGCTGGCCGGGGCCACCGCGCTGTTCTCGGACATGGGGGAGCTGCTCGGCCGGCTCGGCCGAAGCTGA